CGTATTTACTCACGAGATTCGGAACGCCCTGTGGAGTCAACTACCGTTCTTACGGCTGATTTAGCAGCATATAATTGGCTTTTTGGATTTAACACGGCTATAATCGACTTTTTGAGAGTCTAAAAAGGAATTAGCCACTTAGTACATGGCATTTGACTCCACAGGGCGTTCCGAATCTCATGAGTAAATACGGGTATCTTTAGATTCGCCTCTACCTAAGACCCCGGCAAGCAAGGGTCCAGGACCAATCAGCTCCGCTGACCCCTGTAACATTGTAGCGTTTCAGGAAGAGCCACTCTCTCCGGAGCCGGAACATACGGATAATCCGGTGTATCTAGGGTAGCTGCTCTCCATTCAGATATATCAGATGTACAGACGTTGTATTtgaattgattgatctgGCAAAATTCCATATCTGATttgaattgattgatttgattgatatATCTGATTGTTAATCTGATCTGACGGCAGCCCTGGCGCCGGCCGGAGCTTGAACCGgctcgtcgacgagctcaaacAGCGCCGCCGGCGGGGCCAGGGCCATCGGGGGCGCTGGGCTCGGCTAGGGAGGAGGCGGACCGCCCCTCGTCGACGGTAAGCTGGCCGTCAGGTAggatctttatatatttatagcgGTAACTAGTCCGTATGTATCTATCTATGTAGAAGGCGTgtttctttatttattctttttttaattttttttttaattttttttatGATTTTTTTGAAGATTAAGGAGCAGCAGGATCAGCGCATTGCTATATCGTAGTCCTTATAGCGAAGCCTGGCCCCCCAGCCGCTGCACACGCAAATATCTCAGCGCCCGCTCGTCTATACAGCGTCGCTCTTGAACCAAACGGACCGCCAGAGCGTAGCAGTCCTCCAGCCCTGGAATTGCATCGATTTGGCTCCTAACCGTCGAGATATTCGCGTGCGTGGCGCCGGGCACTTATCAGATGGTAGTTGTGTAATCACATACGATTTCCCGAAATTACTCCGCAAAACGACCCCACGATAAGTTCTGCTTATCACGTACGTTATTCATAAATTGCTCAAAAGACTAGATTCCTATTACAACAAGGATAGCTAGTCTTATGTCGACAACTAATAGAGACTTTCAGGCTCGCGATTTCATCTATTCTAAGAAGAACCTTAGAAGAATACTACCAGAATACGATATATTGACGAGATTGatggtcttcttgttgtcttCCATTTATGAGAACTCAAACCTTCAGGTAGGCCCGAACCTGGCAGCATCCACTGCGCCACTGGGTTTAGGCTAATAAGGGAAACTTTAAGCTTTAGCATTTAAGACTTTCGCGAATTGTTCAAGAGACACTAGGTGGCAAATATGCAAGCTTGAGTGCTTATATTTTTGTTTTATGTCTTAGTCTCTTTTCCatagaaataaaaaaaattatattttGCTAATCTTTAAGGTTTTTGAAGTTATATTTTCGCTCAAGCTCGGCCGTCCCGCATAAGACCCATGACCCTACACAGCAGTTCATTAGGAAGAAAGGAGATAAGGGGTTCGCAACAGGTCAAGCAGAATATAGGTGGCATTACTCGGATTATATCCTCGCAATTAAATAGCGCAGACCCCACAGCCCAAGAGCCCGGCCTAATTTCTTCCCCGCAACCAGACAGTTTTACAAGCAGCAGTAAGCGGGATGATATTGCGCCGAGTGATGTAAAATAAACACGGTCAATTGCCCAGCAAATTTTTTAATGAGGTGCGTCTTAACTTACAAGTACCAAAGCCCAAAGCCAAAATCTAAAGACCTAGCTACGTATCAAAATCAAAAGATGCCGTTCCCATACAAGACCGTCCTCATCACCGGCGCCACGGCGGGAATTGGCCGAGCCTTGGCCGAACGCATGATTGCAGACGATATCTTCGTCATTGCTGTGGGACGTCGCAGCGACCGGCTCGATGAGCTTGTTTCGAAGCATGGGTCTGATAAAGTCGTTGCCGAGCCGTTTGACGTGTCTGACCTGGAGGCTCTCCCGGCCTGGGTTGAAAAGTAAGCCTGCCGTCGACCTCATTGCCGCAATCCATTCTCATCTCGCTTGCAGAATCGTAACAGCGTACCCTAGCCTTTCCTGCATAGTCCTCAATGCTGGCTTCCAGCGAACTGTGGACTTTACGCGTCCTGAAACCATCTCCCGCTCTTTGCTCACATCGGAGGTGCACACCAACTATCTCTCTCCCTTACATACCATCTCCCTCTTCCTTCCGCACTTCATTTCCCTTGGCAAGGCTTCGCCCAACCCGACACCTGCCTCGATCGTGCTTGTATCGTCTGGTCTCGCCATCGTCCCTGTCGCCCGTTGCGCCAACTACTGCGCGACGAAATCAGCCCTACGCTCCTTGGCTTGGACATTGCGCTCCCAACTTTCTGCACCATCCAGCCCTGAAACGCAGCATATCCGTGTGATTGAAATAATCCCTCCTGCTGTCCAAACCGAATTGCACGCCCTCCAATCTGACCTTGTAAAGGCGGGGCAGAAGGCTATTGGTCTTCCCTTAGATGAGTTCGCTGATGAGACGTGGAGTCACCTAACAGCCAAAGAAGGCACCCTGCATGACGAGATCACGGTTGATATGATGCGGGAGCGATGGGAAGGCATTGAAAGGCCAAGGAGAGAGGCATTTCACGAATTTGAGGCCATGTTTCGCAGAATGGTCTCGGATGGCAAAGGAAGTGCTTAGTATGTCTTCAGTCATTTGGACGATGATGTCTCGCTTGCTAAGAAGACGACGTAAATGCAGAGGTGGCTCCACACCATGATGATGGCAATGCCATATTACTATTTTATTAAGGACtgttaaataatatatttttcttttaaatactaataatattctGTTGACTTTACATTAAGGTTACTGTATTTTTTCGGCATGGTATATCATGCCTTTAGGTGTTAAGGTTAAAAACCTTATATTGTGTTTATTTTGCTGTGCAGCCTTGGCCTCACTTTATGTGCTGCTGTAGGCAAATCCTTCTGttaatactaataatttTAGTAATATAAGCAAGGGAAGAGTTAAGATGGTTATTAACTTTTTATTGAATTAAGTATTATGAAGGCCTTCTTAAACCTCTTATAGGCTATTAGCCTTATTCctcttattttatttaccTTCTAGCTTTTAGGATACGAGTAAAGAGGTAGTGCGTACTCGAGAAATAATAGACGTTGCACCCAGATAAGTCCTGATAAGTTTGGGCAATACTTTCTGGCTAGTTGAAATCGCCGACAATCAGAGGAGAAACCCAAAAGACCACTAAAGTAAACAAGCAATGCGGAACCGGGTTGCCCATCTATAAAATTTCCATGGTAAGCGATAAGCTAAGTTCGAAGAGCAGCTCGAGAAATTCTTCGGCGCTCTCAACTGCGATTCGGTTAGTGGATTCGTGGCCTAAATCTCGCCGGAATGGTGATACATCAGGCGCATCCCGACTGTCCGTGTCTGACATCCAGCCATCAAGACTGTCCTCTCTTTCACTCTCTTCAAAATCGCCATCACCTTCTTTACTATCCTCATAGTCATTACTAGATCCTTCACCAGATATGCTGTCTGTGTCATTGCTATATAGGCTTTCATAGCAGCGAAAGAGATTTGTATCCATGTTTTTATAGTTATATTGCTGGGATATGTCTAGACGGTGGTCCAGCCTATGCGGCCTGGGCCAGCTTAGTCTCGTTATGTTAATATATTGCTACACATGGTGTTCCCATAGGTGCTTTACTTGACTCGCTATTCGTGCATCGAGGCGAATGTTGACTTCCTGCTCTCTAAATACATCCGGCAGGAGGTATGCTCGTAATGTGAACGCGATGAACCGCTTCCACGACAGTCGATACCTCTTCCGTGTATTTGGCTCGACTTTGAGAACAAATGGCTTCGCTTGACAGATATCGAGTCTAGAACTAGCCACCCGACATAGAAGAACCCGACTCGTGTTTTGCGCTGTAAGCTCACATCGATCGAGCATAGCAGCAACAGCGCTCAAGAAACACGTTATCGtttcttcatcctttctAGGGATTATAATATCGGGATCGCCTTCGGATAGACCTTGTCCAAGAATATAGTCTGTCCCCAATAGACTAATTTTAGGGAGGCGTGCCATTGCCTATAGGATGTCTCGCGGACATTTTTGTATGTGATTTGCCATCTTGTACGCTCTATACACAAGCTTGTCGCTACGAAGGAGTCATCGCCGAGAGCCTTGCTGTAGAAGCGTGGTTGAGTTTCAGCAGCCCGATACATCTTCTCGCGTTTTAACACCTCGCCAATATGTGCACGCGTTTCTGGCGATACTTTGCTGCTGTGCATTGGCTGCTTTGTGATGATTGTTCCATTGAGTCTCAAGGTGTACCCACGGCCTGCCAGCTTGCGGCCAACCTCGAACCAGCCACTGGCCGCTCTGGATCGAAAGAACCGCTGACACATGACACCCTCTATCCATGGTTTTTGGGACCTTGCATGAGCATCATGTATCCTGGGCCTTCCGCGACCTTGAGGATTAGTCCAGATATGCTGAGTGGCATAGTGTTGTTGAATCTTTTGGTCGTCCCGGAAAACACGCTGGCATATTGAACATCCTCGCCCATCAGGTTGCGGGGGTCGAGCTGAATCGGGGGGATTGTAGGAGGCGGAAACTGGAATTCGGCAGCTAATTGTGGTTGGTTTTTGATAATTCCAGGGAGCCTATCGACAGCCTCCGCCACCTGATGTCGCGCAGCTGATGCCATATATTTGTGCCTATTGCGCAAATGAGTAGATACCTCATCTGATACACAGCCATATAGTGACATGTCTGGCATACCGGCACTCCATAGGATTTAAAATATATGCAAGTGCCCAGTTCTGTCATAGTGAGTAAGAATAATTCAATGGCAACCTGTTAAAATAAAAGTGGAAGTTGCAACTCTAGGTGCTATACGCGGTTATCGCGTTGCGTACCTTATGTCAGACATTGACTGATTTCAATTGGCTAACAAAAATCAACTCTACCCCTGCCGATAAATTCACTCTACCCCCTGTAAAGCGGGGCAGAAAAATCAATTCTACTACAATTGATATTGTTATTGACTACTAGGGTTAGAGTGGATAtcatgagcagcagcaaatgtgttgattgatgtctTAAGTTATCTCTTGtgcggggtattccatcctGCACAGTTACTTAAAGAatatagctagattactaatgcctaccctgcgacgTCATCTAAGCGACTATGCCCGGTTAGCGGGGTCCAGCGAACAGCCGAAGCCCCACGGATCAGCATTGATCCGGATGGCCCACTTCGCCAATGTCAAAGACGATGACCAGCTGTCTCCAAAATTCCCGCTTTACTCTCTCCAACCACTATCTACATTTGCTTCCCGGCCCATGTTGCCAGCGGTTTCCTACTAATGCATGCGTGGTTCTAGGTTCCTTTGGGCCTTTAGGCCCTCTGCTTCGCGACTGTGTACCTACAGTCTCCCTCCAGTGCTCAGCTTCATCTATTCACGTCTCGATCCTGAAATTGCCCAAGGATTTGAGTCAGTTCGATGAACTTGATTGCCTTGACGGCTGCTTTGCGCTCGTTCAGTACCTTCCGGAGATTGTTTCGTCCTTGGAGTCGTCCTAATTCCTGGTCCCGGAgttggtggtgttgacgGCAGCGCAAGAGAACGTGCGCTACCGTCAGCGCAGCCCCCAGATCAAATCCAATCAAACAAATTGCcaaacaaatcaatcaaatatGCCAAAATTTTATTTCAATCAAACAAATACAAAATCCTCGATTTGAAATAACATTTGATATATTTGATACACAATATGCCATCCAGCGTCCATGCTGCCAGACCGTTGACCGCGCTTTCACAGCTTACCCGGAACCTGGCTGAGGAGCGACCCCAGCCAatcaaagtcatccatcaAGCCTTCCATTAGTGAGCTACCCCAGTACCACGGTCAGGCTGGTGGGGGAGAAAGTAGCTCCTTAACTTTTACGTCCCGTCCTCGCGACATCAAGTCGCGTCGGTGCTAGTTTGTTTACCTTTCAACGCGTACCATTCCTCCCACGAGTCGACGCCTAACCCGATGGAATCCGACGACATCATGCTTCCTTCGCCTCCACCCtctgccttttcttttcttcgaCCACCGAGGAATTTGGCGAGTCAATTCGAGCTGACGACGCAGTCGGCATTGCCAGACCACCCTACTGTTGCAGATCTTCCGCGAGCAGTGTGGAGGAACAAACGATATGTTTTGGAAGAGTCCTTGTCCCGGAAGGGCTCGAAGGGCCGGAAGAGCTGGATCAAGCGCCATGGATTTTTTCTTGTTGAGATCGACACTAACGATAGTCCTTTGAGTCCTTACTGGGCCTGTCGTTTGTGTGACGCGAAGGGTCAGCCTGAGTTCTTCGCCGCTGCTGCTACGAGTTCGGCAGCGGACCATCTCCGCAAGTATGTGAATGTGAATGTGACGTCGCGAGCTTGAGCACTATTGACCAACGCCAGGTCTCACAGGATTTTCGAGAGCAGTCAAGCAGCTGATCCAGATCTGTCAACCGATGAATCTGAACGGCCCAAGCGACGACGCTTGCAGTACAGCGCCGTGCCGCGTGCTAGAGTCAAGATGATCCGAGAACTGAGCCTGGGACTTCTGATCAACACCAATGttcctttttccttcttcagcgATACATTCTTTCAGCAGCTCGCTTGGCAGCTTGACCCTCACCTAGCTGACCAGATACCATGGAGCCGGCAATCGATGGGCCGTTTGCTGGATGACACGTACATGTCTAAGAAAGATGAGATCAAGCAGGAGCTCTCAGATGCCCTTACTAAAATCCATCTGGGGTTCGACCTGTGGACATCGCCTAATCGGCATGCTGTTATGGCAGTCACAGCTCATTTTCTTGACCGCCAGGGCAAGCACCAGTCGCGCCTATTGGCACTCCGTCGCCAGCTCGGGTGTCATAGCGGAGAAAGTCTTGCGGTGACGCTCGGGCAAGTTGTGCGAGAATGGAAGATAGAGGACCGAGTCGGAACCGTGATCTCGGACAACGCATCTTCAAACGACAGCTGTCTCGTGAACTTTTACGGAGATCTCGACGCAGAGATGAGTCTGGCGGACGTTCGGGCCAGACGTATGCGCTGTTATGGGCATATCCTGAACCTGGTTGCTCGCGCCTTTCTCTACGGCGAAGATTTCGAGTCTTTCGAGGCCGAATCGCAGGTATTTGATCTTCTCGGCCGGCGCGAGNNNNNNNNNNNNNNNNNNNNNNNNNNNNNNNNNNNNNNNNNNNNNNNNNNNNNNNNNNNNNNNNNNNNNNNNNNNNNNNNNNNNNNNNNNNNNNNNNNNNNNNNNNNNNNNNNNNNNNNNNNNNNNNNNNNNNNNNNNNNNNNNNNNNNNNNNNNNNNNNNNNNNNNNNNNNNNNNNNNNNNNNNNNNNNNNNNNNNNNNNNNNNNNNNNNNNNNNNNNNNNNNNNNNNNNNNNNNNNNNNNNNNNNNNNNNNNNNNNNNNNNNNNNNNNNNNNNNNNNNNNNNNNNNNNNNNNNNNNNNNNNNNNNNNNNNNNNNNNNNNNNNNNNNNNNNNNNNNNNNNNNNNNNNNNNNNNNNNNNNNNNNNNNNNNNNNNNNNNNNNNNNNNNNNNNNNNNNNNNNNNNNNNNNNNNNNNNNNNNNNNNNNNNNNNNNNNNNNNNTCAAACTTATTCTTGAGCCATTCTATCTACAGACTATGAGAACGCAGGGCTGGGGCAGCGAAGGAGGTAACGGACGGCTCTGGGAAGTGATGACGGGTATGGAGTACTTGCTGGAACACCTAGAGGATCGGAAGCTGTTCCATCATGCCGTTCCAGACGAGGCAGGGGGGCAGGACACCAACTCGCAGGCCGAGCTGGCTCGAGGGCGACCAGACCGTAACCGGCAGCTTCCTGCTCGATTTAGGGATTGCGAGACGGATATCCATCCGCGAAAGTCCAGGCAAGGCCCCTTGTCAGATCGTGGCTCGAGACAATGCGATGATGGATCAGGCAAGCCATCAGGATCATTAGGAATCGATGACATGGGAAAGGATCACCGACACTATTTAAG
This genomic interval from Fusarium oxysporum f. sp. lycopersici 4287 chromosome 3, whole genome shotgun sequence contains the following:
- a CDS encoding hypothetical protein (At least one base has a quality score < 10), with product MESDDIMLPSPPPSAFSFLRPPRNLASQFELTTQSALPDHPTVADLPRAVWRNKRYVLEESLSRKGSKGRKSWIKRHGFFLVEIDTNDSPLSPYWACRLCDAKGQPEFFAAAATSSAADHLRKSHRIFESSQAADPDLSTDESERPKRRRLQYSAVPRARVKMIRELSLGLLINTNVPFSFFSDTFFQQLAWQLDPHLADQIPWSRQSMGRLLDDTYMSKKDEIKQELSDALTKIHLGFDLWTSPNRHAVMAVTAHFLDRQGKHQSRLLALRRQLGCHSGESLAVTLGQVVREWKIEDRVGTVISDNASSNDSCLVNFYGDLDAEMSLADVRARRMRCYGHILNLVARAFLYGEDFESFEAESQTMRTQGWGSEGGNGRLWEVMTGMEYLLEHLEDRKLFHHAVPDEAGGQDTNSQAELARGRPDRNRQLPARFRDCETDIHPRKSRQGPLSDRGSRQCDDGSGKPSGSLGIDDMGKDHRHYLRLSIMTAWQKLNEYYTKLGDSPLFAASIILHPSLGMNYLEVNWASEEQLVWVRDAKIGLSDYLDRWYHCNRPVDEQQKMIMDTSTSLSVPRTTTEVSVFKQWIKSRTAKTTVMGSELERYLRLEPQETEDPIEWWMAHQGQFPMISQLALDILAIPAMATDCERSFSLAKLTLTTQRLSMTTETLEKLQCLKNWVRHGAVKLGATIGGGEEVQWEIGDVSMEA